The Chitinimonas arctica region TGCTCACCACGTCAGCGCTAGAAGGCCCGATCTTGCCAAATTCTTGGCTTTGCCTTTCGGCTACCGCTTTTTTTCGCCCCAAAGCGACGTATGGTTCGATCGAAAGGTAGCTGATGCAGAAAGCTAGTAAGCGTCCCCATCTATAGCCTGTTCGTTATGCGACGGGTCTTTTCCGCTACGCCCTCCAAGCTCACCGCATTCCGTACTAACCCGCGGCTATAGGCTGAATTTGGAGTTGGCGATCCCTCATAACCAACTCTTCGGGTCAGATACATGTAAGCAGCTTTTGACGTTCAGGGCGCAGCGTCCCTTTCGGTGGCACATACCGATACAACTTCTGCCGAGTAATCCCGTTCAAATGAATGAGCAGGGGCAGCAGGTACTCGATCGAATTACTAATTCTCCTAACGCTCGAATCGAACCTGGCAATCGATTCGGTGGCGTCGATGTTTACCATCAAAATGGGACGGGGCGCGATTCGATGCAGGTGGAACCTTCCGTGGATTCTTAGAACCTCCGAGGTAATTTATGACGAATACAGTAAAAATTCAGGTGTGCAGTGATACGGACTTTGAGCAACTCATCGCCGAGATATATATCGACGATAAGTTCGTTGCGCTTGTAAGCCAGGATGAGGGCGTTGACAATCTGCGGGTTGAATTCCCTGGATCCGACCAGAATGAGTCCACCATTACGCGCAAAGTGGATTTCGAGGTTTTGTGTCATGCGCTGAGCAATGCACGAAGGGAGTTGGTCGGTTAGTCGGTACAAAGAGCGGGGAAGAGTCAAAAGAGGATAAGAATCAGGATGAAAAGCTGAGCAAGACCGGCGTGGGTAGCTACAGCTATCCGCCGCAAGGCCAGACCTGAATGAAGATAAAGGTGCCAAGGAGGCCGGGAGAGAAATCATTGGAGGGGAGTTTGCAAAATCCCAACCTAAGCAATGCAGTTCGTTCTGAAATAAACAATGCATTGAGGCTAGATCAGCCGTCTTGCAAATGCGCAATACACTAGGAGGAAAATAAGATGGATTTGCTGGAGCTGAAGAATCAGTCAGATGTAGGGGATATTATTGATGCACTCTATGCGCTAGGCGCGAAGGGAAAAAATGCTGCTTCTCCACAGTTGATTCAAGTTCTGAAGGGATTGGCAAAGCATGAAGATCCTGCTGTGCGAGAAGAGGTCGCTGCGTGCGCGGGGATTCGCTTGAGACTGGCGGAGTTGTATCCTGTATTTTTGGATCGCCTTCGTGACGAAGAGGACGATGTAAGTGTACTTCCTCCAT contains the following coding sequences:
- a CDS encoding HEAT repeat domain-containing protein, with translation MDLLELKNQSDVGDIIDALYALGAKGKNAASPQLIQVLKGLAKHEDPAVREEVAACAGIRLRLAELYPVFLDRLRDEEDDVSVLPPLIDAVVALGIHGAGTCAEITKILSDYVFDEKEDDEVRGVAYLGVLKLWGKISPREYAVAPRVLSEMSWDAKLIRDLVD